One sulfur-oxidizing endosymbiont of Gigantopelta aegis genomic region harbors:
- a CDS encoding TetR/AcrR family transcriptional regulator, whose translation MDDIKEGTRQIIVDRSIQLFAQSGYANVSVRDIAKAVGIKPASLYYHFDNKQSLYLAAINESFSIKASVFAAVLQMQVSTELKLKHYIYKLTELVAEDEPFRRLMQREMLDCDEQRMQYLAEQVFQEQFNALGLLLTEIEPNCDAHLQAISILGLVLYHFETTPIRLFLTGYKAEHEQVDVIAQHVYGLLINGLSDAFVQKKSDFLTSNIHQS comes from the coding sequence ATGGATGACATTAAAGAAGGTACTCGACAAATCATTGTTGATCGTTCTATACAACTCTTTGCCCAATCAGGCTATGCCAATGTCTCTGTGCGTGATATTGCCAAGGCTGTCGGTATTAAACCTGCCTCTTTGTACTATCACTTTGATAATAAACAAAGTCTCTATCTTGCCGCCATTAACGAAAGTTTTTCTATTAAAGCCAGTGTCTTTGCAGCGGTTTTGCAGATGCAGGTCTCCACTGAACTCAAACTCAAACACTATATTTATAAATTAACGGAATTAGTCGCAGAAGATGAACCGTTTCGACGCTTAATGCAACGTGAAATGCTTGATTGTGATGAACAGCGAATGCAATATCTGGCAGAGCAGGTCTTTCAGGAGCAATTTAATGCACTAGGCTTACTATTGACTGAGATTGAGCCAAATTGTGACGCGCATCTGCAGGCTATTTCTATTCTGGGTTTAGTGCTCTATCACTTCGAAACCACTCCGATTCGATTATTTTTAACAGGCTACAAAGCTGAGCATGAGCAAGTGGATGTTATTGCCCAACATGTTTATGGCTTGCTTATTAATGGTTTGTCAGATGCTTTTGTACAGAAAAAATCCGACTTTTTAACCAGTAATATTCATCAGAGTTAA
- a CDS encoding MFS transporter → MSTSSLRANFLSFSGRAKILHTTWFAFFVTFLVWFNHAPLLGLIQETMGLSDQQIKTLLILNVALTIPARIITGMLVDVYGPRRTYSAMLLATAGLCFFFAVAQTFEALALARFLMGFVGAGFVIGIRMISEWYPHQQLGLAEGIYKGMGNVGSAVAAITLPTLALLFGGDDGWRYAMGVTGVIAFVYAFIYYLSVSDTPVGSTYFKPNKSGGLEVTSTRDFFFYLLMNIPMYGAMAVLTWKVTLLGLLNDYAADAIYVSLVALYLFQVSQIYKVNKEVFHKPVDEILKYNFKQVAILSIAYAVTFGSELAVVSMLPLFFKDVFLIPAALAGIFGASFAVIDVLSCPSGGWMSDKFGRKKSLILMLAGASLGFFAMSQITGEWPIALAVAVIMVSSFFLGSAAGCVFAIVPMIRRRLTGQIAGMVGAYGNIGAVLFLTVFSFVSPSVFFITIAGGIAVAAVASLFLDEPKGSMAEVMPDGTVQIIDVH, encoded by the coding sequence ATGAGTACTTCGAGTTTGAGAGCTAATTTTCTCTCATTCAGTGGTAGAGCCAAGATCTTACATACGACCTGGTTTGCTTTTTTTGTCACCTTCCTTGTCTGGTTTAACCACGCCCCCTTATTAGGACTCATTCAGGAAACCATGGGTCTCAGCGATCAGCAAATAAAAACGCTGTTGATCTTAAATGTTGCCCTGACTATTCCTGCCCGCATTATTACCGGTATGCTGGTTGATGTCTATGGCCCGCGCCGTACCTATTCAGCCATGTTGCTGGCAACCGCTGGTTTATGTTTCTTCTTTGCTGTGGCACAAACCTTTGAAGCCTTAGCTTTGGCACGTTTTTTAATGGGCTTTGTGGGGGCTGGTTTCGTCATTGGCATCCGTATGATCAGTGAATGGTATCCGCACCAACAATTAGGCTTGGCAGAGGGCATTTACAAGGGAATGGGTAATGTGGGTTCAGCAGTTGCTGCAATCACATTGCCTACTCTGGCGCTGCTCTTTGGTGGTGATGATGGCTGGCGTTATGCCATGGGTGTTACCGGCGTAATTGCTTTTGTTTATGCCTTTATTTACTACCTGTCGGTGTCCGACACCCCTGTTGGTTCTACCTATTTCAAACCCAATAAATCCGGCGGTCTGGAAGTGACCAGTACCCGTGATTTCTTCTTCTATTTGTTGATGAACATCCCCATGTATGGTGCAATGGCGGTTCTGACCTGGAAAGTGACCCTCTTAGGTTTATTAAATGACTATGCTGCTGATGCTATTTATGTTTCTTTAGTCGCACTTTATTTGTTTCAAGTCAGCCAAATCTACAAGGTGAATAAAGAAGTTTTTCATAAACCGGTTGATGAGATTTTAAAATACAACTTCAAACAGGTTGCCATTTTAAGTATTGCCTATGCGGTGACTTTTGGTTCTGAACTGGCGGTGGTTTCGATGTTGCCCTTATTCTTTAAAGACGTATTTTTAATACCGGCTGCTTTGGCCGGTATTTTTGGAGCCAGTTTTGCCGTAATTGATGTCTTGTCCTGTCCATCGGGTGGCTGGATGAGTGATAAATTTGGTCGTAAAAAGTCCTTAATACTCATGCTTGCTGGCGCCTCTCTGGGTTTCTTTGCCATGTCACAAATCACCGGAGAATGGCCCATCGCTCTGGCAGTTGCAGTCATCATGGTCAGTTCCTTCTTCCTTGGCTCAGCCGCAGGCTGTGTGTTTGCCATAGTGCCGATGATTCGTCGTAGGTTAACCGGACAAATTGCCGGTATGGTAGGTGCCTATGGTAATATCGGTGCAGTACTCTTTTTAACCGTCTTTTCCTTTGTCAGTCCTTCGGTTTTCTTTATTACCATTGCCGGAGGCATTGCCGTTGCGGCTGTTGCTTCCTTATTCCTGGATGAACCTAAAGGTTCAATGGCAGAAGTCATGCCCGATGGTACTGTTCAGATCATTGATGTCCATTAA
- a CDS encoding efflux RND transporter permease subunit has protein sequence MRVVNLSEWGLRHRSLTIYLMVVLVFMGVLAYRDLGQAEDPKFTIKLMAVKTFWPGATALEVELQVTERIEKKLQEVPWLDFLSSYSKPGESMVFVTLKDYTPHDEVEKSWYQARKKLDDIRHTFPVGVQGPFPNDEYGDTFGIIYAFSGDGFSYAQLRDYVDDVRLQLLNVKNVAKADLLGVQEEKIFIEISNVKLSKLGLQPTQIFDTLNQQNYLTPAGDVNTDSDRIYIRVSRLESVEEIRKVGIRSNGRLFRLGDIASVYRTYADPPDFKMHFMGEEVIGLALTMSKGGDILKLGETLKKTIKEIQENLPIGIEIHTVADQPAVVAHSVNEFMDVLRDALIIVLAVSFISLGLRTGLVVALSIPMVLAITFLGMKLWGIDLQRISLGALIIALGLLVDDAMISVEMMSSKMEQGMDRFKAAVYAYTHTAFPMLTGTLITVAGFLPVFLAKSSASEYTGSLFVVVGLALMTSWFVAVLFMPFLGYRLLPDFHASNASGAVKDIYQKRFYRIFRAIVTWCVNWRKTVIIITLIIFSVSIYSFRFVESQFFPSSKRNEIMVDLWLPQGSSFQATENYTKRFEKILENDDNIINYVAYVGSGAPRFYLPLDQELKHSNLTQFVIMTRNNEAREVVRKRLIKAFDEQFIDIRGRVMRLENGPPIGYPIQFRVQGKDKDILRKIAAEVAVFMRANPYVANVNFNWNELSKVVKLSIDQDKARVLGISSQELAVVINSILSGYSITHFRDENELIEVLARAEKSERIGLGNLSDVRIPTNNGTFVPLSQIVSLSYELEEGLIWRRDLQPTITVRADVKGHMQAATVSKQIEPQLDSIRERLPRGYSIELGGVVEESAKGETAIMAVMPVVVLSVFTLLMIQLQSFQRTIIVILTAPLGIIGVSAALLLFNAPYGFVANLGVIALSGMIMRNSVILVDQIERDREDGATMKQAIIEAAVRRLRPIALTAAASVLAMVPLSTNTFWGPMAMSIMGGLVIATLLTLLFLPALYAAWFKA, from the coding sequence GTGAGAGTGGTGAATTTATCAGAGTGGGGCTTGCGCCATCGTTCACTAACGATTTATCTCATGGTCGTATTAGTTTTTATGGGCGTACTGGCCTATCGCGACTTAGGACAGGCAGAAGATCCCAAATTTACTATTAAATTAATGGCGGTAAAAACTTTTTGGCCTGGAGCAACTGCTTTAGAGGTCGAGCTTCAAGTCACTGAACGTATTGAAAAGAAATTACAGGAAGTACCCTGGTTGGATTTTTTAAGCAGTTATTCCAAACCGGGTGAATCAATGGTTTTTGTTACGCTTAAAGATTATACTCCCCATGATGAAGTAGAAAAATCTTGGTATCAGGCAAGAAAAAAACTGGATGATATTCGTCATACGTTTCCTGTGGGGGTGCAGGGACCCTTTCCTAATGATGAGTATGGGGACACTTTTGGTATTATTTATGCCTTTAGTGGCGATGGTTTTAGTTATGCGCAATTGCGAGACTATGTGGATGATGTGCGTCTGCAATTGCTCAATGTCAAAAATGTCGCCAAGGCTGATTTACTGGGCGTGCAAGAAGAAAAAATCTTTATTGAAATTTCCAATGTAAAACTATCTAAATTAGGGCTTCAGCCCACACAAATTTTTGATACGCTGAATCAACAAAACTATTTAACCCCCGCCGGTGATGTTAATACGGATTCTGATCGTATTTATATTCGTGTGAGTCGTTTAGAATCGGTTGAAGAAATTCGTAAAGTAGGTATTCGCTCTAATGGTCGCTTGTTTCGTCTGGGCGATATTGCTTCGGTGTATCGAACCTATGCTGATCCGCCTGATTTTAAAATGCATTTTATGGGTGAAGAAGTGATTGGTCTGGCTTTGACTATGAGTAAGGGCGGTGACATTCTTAAATTGGGTGAGACACTCAAAAAAACCATTAAAGAAATTCAGGAAAACTTACCCATAGGCATCGAAATTCATACTGTGGCCGATCAGCCTGCCGTGGTGGCGCATTCGGTTAATGAATTTATGGACGTATTACGGGATGCATTGATTATTGTGCTAGCAGTGAGTTTTATTAGCTTAGGTTTACGTACCGGCTTAGTCGTTGCGCTATCAATTCCTATGGTGTTGGCAATCACATTTTTAGGTATGAAACTCTGGGGGATTGATCTGCAGCGTATTTCTCTAGGCGCATTGATTATTGCTTTGGGTCTATTGGTTGATGATGCAATGATTTCTGTGGAAATGATGTCATCAAAAATGGAACAGGGAATGGATCGTTTTAAAGCGGCTGTTTATGCCTATACCCATACCGCGTTTCCAATGTTGACGGGAACCTTAATTACTGTGGCAGGATTTTTACCGGTGTTTCTTGCCAAGTCCTCTGCCAGTGAATATACAGGGTCATTATTTGTAGTGGTGGGTCTGGCCTTGATGACATCCTGGTTTGTGGCAGTTTTATTTATGCCATTTTTAGGTTATCGATTGTTGCCGGACTTTCATGCAAGCAATGCTTCGGGTGCGGTCAAAGATATTTATCAAAAACGCTTTTATCGTATTTTTAGAGCAATTGTCACTTGGTGTGTTAATTGGCGTAAAACCGTTATTATTATTACCTTGATTATTTTTTCAGTCTCTATTTATTCGTTTCGTTTTGTTGAAAGTCAGTTCTTTCCCAGTTCCAAGCGTAATGAAATTATGGTGGATTTATGGTTGCCACAGGGCAGTTCTTTTCAAGCAACAGAAAATTATACTAAACGCTTTGAAAAGATTTTAGAAAATGATGATAACATTATTAATTATGTCGCCTATGTGGGCAGTGGTGCACCACGTTTTTATCTGCCTTTGGATCAAGAACTTAAACACAGTAATTTGACGCAATTTGTTATTATGACGCGCAATAATGAAGCGCGTGAAGTGGTCAGAAAACGGCTGATTAAAGCCTTTGATGAACAATTCATTGATATCAGAGGACGGGTCATGCGGTTGGAAAATGGTCCCCCCATTGGCTATCCGATTCAATTTCGTGTGCAGGGCAAGGATAAAGATATTTTGCGTAAAATTGCTGCCGAAGTAGCAGTATTTATGCGCGCCAATCCCTATGTAGCGAATGTGAATTTTAATTGGAATGAATTATCAAAAGTCGTAAAACTATCGATTGATCAAGATAAGGCGCGTGTGCTGGGCATCAGTTCGCAAGAATTGGCTGTCGTCATTAATTCTATTTTAAGTGGCTATTCCATTACCCATTTTAGAGATGAAAATGAGTTGATAGAGGTGCTGGCTCGGGCAGAAAAAAGTGAACGTATTGGTCTGGGAAATTTAAGCGATGTACGCATTCCGACCAACAATGGTACCTTCGTTCCTCTGAGCCAAATAGTATCACTTTCCTATGAGTTAGAAGAAGGCTTGATTTGGCGACGGGATTTACAGCCGACCATTACCGTTCGTGCTGATGTTAAAGGACACATGCAAGCAGCGACTGTGAGCAAGCAAATTGAACCACAATTAGATAGTATAAGGGAGCGTTTACCCCGGGGTTATAGTATTGAACTGGGTGGTGTCGTGGAAGAGAGTGCCAAAGGTGAGACTGCGATTATGGCCGTGATGCCAGTGGTGGTGTTAAGTGTGTTTACCCTGTTGATGATTCAGTTGCAAAGTTTTCAGCGCACAATTATCGTTATCCTAACAGCACCCTTAGGGATTATTGGTGTCAGTGCTGCTTTGCTTCTCTTTAATGCGCCCTATGGCTTTGTTGCTAACTTAGGCGTTATTGCACTCTCAGGCATGATTATGCGCAACTCGGTGATTTTGGTGGATCAAATTGAGCGTGACCGGGAAGATGGGGCAACCATGAAGCAGGCGATTATTGAAGCGGCCGTTAGACGTTTACGC
- a CDS encoding efflux RND transporter periplasmic adaptor subunit, translating to MIIRPLAFFTLLFALLMLQACTEQEEPEVLIRPVITEQVEIKPNWQQSTYAGEIRARYKMALGFRIGGKIVERYIEVGDIVKPGTLLAKLDPDDSKLQLMRAGGALEAAKAERRKAQLDLKRYTQLYKSKMISAAEHLRFSNDLDIANARYTQAEAQLEVTRNQSDYTDLYTDKGGVITSLEMEVGQVIVPGQTVVNLALPDDKEVVIAVAESRLDEVRLADIVKISLWIDPKRFYQGRIREISPGADPVTRTYTVKISLLDAGDRAQLGMTTTVIILQKKNEMVAQLPLSALFQKDGKAAVWIFSPDSAQVHLQTVDVLEYQYDSLLIQSGLKNGQTVVVAGVHQLYEGQTVRLYDATQW from the coding sequence ATGATAATACGTCCCCTCGCTTTTTTTACCCTACTTTTTGCACTATTAATGTTGCAGGCTTGTACTGAGCAGGAAGAACCGGAAGTCTTGATTCGTCCGGTGATTACAGAGCAGGTTGAGATTAAACCCAATTGGCAACAGTCTACCTATGCTGGTGAAATAAGAGCGCGCTATAAAATGGCTCTGGGCTTTCGTATTGGCGGTAAAATAGTAGAGCGCTATATTGAGGTGGGGGATATTGTTAAGCCGGGTACTTTATTGGCTAAATTAGATCCCGATGATTCCAAGCTACAATTAATGCGCGCTGGTGGCGCCTTAGAAGCGGCAAAAGCGGAACGCAGAAAAGCCCAACTGGATTTAAAGCGTTATACCCAATTGTATAAATCTAAAATGATCAGCGCTGCAGAACATTTACGTTTCAGTAATGATCTCGATATTGCCAATGCCAGATATACTCAGGCAGAAGCACAACTTGAGGTGACGCGTAATCAATCAGATTATACTGATCTCTATACGGATAAGGGTGGCGTGATCACCTCCTTGGAAATGGAAGTGGGACAGGTTATTGTGCCGGGGCAGACCGTGGTCAATTTAGCCCTGCCCGATGATAAAGAAGTGGTGATTGCAGTTGCTGAAAGCCGCTTAGATGAAGTGCGTTTGGCGGATATTGTGAAGATCAGTTTATGGATTGATCCCAAGCGTTTTTATCAGGGACGTATTCGTGAAATTTCTCCCGGAGCCGATCCTGTCACACGTACCTATACTGTAAAAATCAGTTTGTTAGACGCAGGAGATAGGGCACAATTGGGTATGACCACGACAGTAATTATTCTGCAGAAAAAAAATGAAATGGTTGCCCAACTTCCCCTGAGTGCGTTATTTCAAAAAGACGGCAAAGCCGCCGTATGGATTTTCTCCCCCGATAGTGCTCAAGTGCATCTACAGACTGTTGACGTGCTGGAATATCAATATGACTCCTTGTTGATCCAATCAGGTCTAAAAAATGGTCAAACGGTGGTTGTTGCAGGCGTTCATCAGCTCTATGAAGGACAAACTGTGCGTTTATATGATGCGACACAGTGGTGA